The following coding sequences lie in one Bicyclus anynana chromosome 21, ilBicAnyn1.1, whole genome shotgun sequence genomic window:
- the LOC112054438 gene encoding molybdopterin synthase catalytic subunit: MDHLKLITDKLSVEEVSDLVLDSRCGAVSVFVGTTRDSFDGKKVVRLEYEAYDSMALKAMQSICDDVRDKWPAVHSIAMYHRLGCVPVKEASVVIAVSSPHRVDSLEAVSYCIDQLKASVPIWKKEVYEDQEPVWKENNECISKEDTTPEIIDKNLVQINVSSEELDKRIQNFIERKREQVNISNIHDFIPSKGENEAEDMETCARVRTQFVKRSDSKGHLKIRRVYNEWGPQTVSRSHPYIKEENSHNLPLSIAERVLSIESYLNTGPVAPDIYKRLKDMEDKIAHLQSISPEYAMFWRNKNTDTDSEQESQEYTFSADDITKRIELLEKQQ; this comes from the exons ATGGATCACCTAAAGCTGATTACAGACAAACTGTCTGTGGAAGAAGTCAGTGACTTGGTTCTGGACAGCAGATGTGGAGCAGTTTCAGTATTTGTTGGAACCACCAGGGACAGTTTTGATGGCAaaaag GTGGTGCGATTGGAATACGAGGCATATGACTCTATGGCGCTGAAGGCCATGCAGAGCATCTGTGATGACGTCAGAGACAAGTGGCCCGCTGTGCATAGCATTGCAATGTACCACAG GTTAGGCTGCGTCCCTGTGAAAGAAGCGTCGGTTGTGATAGCAGTGAGCAGTCCCCACAGAGTAGACTCGCTAGAAGCCGTCTCCTACTGCATCGACCAGCTCAAGGCGAGCGTGCCGATATGGAAGAAGGAGGTCTACGAAGACCAGGAACCTGTGTGGAAGGAGAACAACGAAT GCATATCGAAGGAAGACACAACACCAGAAATCATAGATAAGAATCTAGTACAAATCAATGTTTCGAGTGAGGAACTCGACAAaagaatacaaaatttcattgaGAGAAAAAGGGAACAAGTGAATATAAGCAATATACACGACTTCATTCCGTCTAAAGGCGAGAACGAGGCGGAAGATATGGAGACGTGTGCTAGAGTGAGAACGCAGTTCGTTAAGCGAAGTGATTCTAAGGGTCACTTGAAAA TCCGCAGGGTGTACAACGAGTGGGGTCCACAGACCGTGTCCAGGAGTCACCCTTACATCAAAGAGGAGAACTCCCACAATCTGCCTCTATCCATCGCAGAGAGGGTGTTGTCCATCGAGTCGTACCTGAACACCGGGCCCGTCGCGCCGGACATATACAAGCGACTGAAGGATATGGAGGACAAAATCGCCCATTTGCAGTCCATTTCACCAGAATATGCGATGTTTTGG AGAAACAAAAATACGGATACAGATTCCGAGCAAGAGTCGCAAGAGTACACTTTCAGTGCAGACGATATCACCAAGAGAATAGAGTTGTTGGAGAAACAGCAGTGA